The proteins below are encoded in one region of Mycobacterium pseudokansasii:
- a CDS encoding CoA-acylating methylmalonate-semialdehyde dehydrogenase has product MTTHIPHFIDGQRTAGRSTRTADVFDPNTGQVQATVPMASPADVDAAVASAVEAQKGWAAWNPQRRARVLMRFIELVNDNNDELAELLSLEHGKTLADAAGDIQRGIEVIEFCLGIPHLLKGEYTEGAGPGIDVYSLRQPLGVVAGITPFNFPAMIPLWKAGPALACGNAFLLKPSERDPSVPVRLAELFAEAGLPPGVFQVVHGDKEAVDAILNHPDIKAVGFVGSSDIAQYIYAGAAATGKRSQCFGGAKNHMIVMPDADLDQAVDALIGAGYGSAGERCMAISVAVPVGEQTAERLRARLIERINNLRVGHSLDPKADYGPLVTEAALTRVRDYINQGVQAGAEIVIDGRERASDDLTFGDANLEGGFFIGPTLFDHVTPDMSIYTDEIFGPVLCMVRAHNYEEALRLPSEHEYGNGVAIFTRDGDTARDFVSRVQVGMVGVNVPIPVPVAYHTFGGWKRSGFGDLNQHGPTSIQFYTKVKTVTSRWPSGIKDGAEFVIPTMQ; this is encoded by the coding sequence ATGACCACACATATTCCGCATTTCATCGACGGCCAGCGCACCGCCGGCCGGTCCACCCGTACCGCCGACGTCTTCGACCCCAACACCGGTCAGGTCCAGGCAACAGTGCCGATGGCCTCGCCAGCCGACGTCGACGCCGCGGTGGCATCCGCTGTCGAGGCCCAAAAAGGCTGGGCCGCATGGAATCCGCAACGCCGCGCTCGAGTGCTGATGCGGTTCATCGAGTTGGTCAACGACAACAACGACGAACTGGCCGAACTACTCTCACTCGAGCACGGCAAGACGCTGGCCGACGCCGCAGGCGACATTCAGCGCGGCATCGAGGTGATCGAGTTCTGCCTCGGGATCCCGCATCTGCTCAAGGGTGAGTACACCGAGGGCGCCGGACCGGGCATCGACGTCTACTCGCTGCGACAGCCACTCGGCGTGGTCGCGGGCATCACCCCGTTCAACTTCCCGGCGATGATCCCGCTGTGGAAGGCCGGCCCCGCCCTTGCCTGCGGAAACGCGTTCCTGCTCAAGCCGAGTGAGCGCGACCCGTCGGTCCCGGTACGGCTGGCCGAACTGTTCGCCGAAGCCGGCCTGCCCCCCGGGGTATTCCAGGTCGTGCACGGCGACAAGGAAGCCGTCGACGCCATCCTCAACCACCCTGACATCAAGGCAGTCGGCTTCGTCGGCAGCTCCGACATCGCCCAGTACATCTACGCCGGCGCCGCCGCCACCGGCAAGCGCTCGCAATGCTTCGGGGGCGCCAAAAACCACATGATCGTGATGCCCGACGCGGATCTCGACCAGGCGGTCGACGCGCTGATCGGCGCCGGCTACGGCAGCGCCGGCGAACGCTGCATGGCGATCAGTGTCGCGGTCCCGGTCGGTGAGCAGACCGCGGAACGGTTGCGCGCCAGGCTGATCGAGCGGATCAACAACCTGCGGGTCGGCCACAGCCTGGACCCCAAGGCCGACTACGGCCCGCTGGTCACCGAGGCCGCGCTGACCCGGGTGCGCGACTACATCAACCAGGGCGTCCAGGCCGGCGCCGAGATCGTCATCGACGGCCGCGAACGGGCCAGCGACGACCTGACTTTCGGTGACGCCAACCTGGAAGGCGGCTTCTTCATCGGGCCGACGCTGTTCGACCACGTCACCCCGGACATGTCGATCTACACCGACGAGATCTTCGGGCCGGTGCTGTGCATGGTCCGCGCCCACAACTACGAGGAAGCCCTGCGCCTGCCCTCGGAGCACGAGTACGGCAACGGCGTTGCGATCTTCACCCGCGACGGTGATACCGCACGCGATTTCGTCTCGCGGGTTCAGGTGGGCATGGTCGGCGTCAACGTTCCCATCCCGGTACCGGTGGCCTATCACACCTTCGGCGGCTGGAAACGCTCCGGGTTCGGCGATCTCAACCAGCACGGCCCGACGTCGATCCAGTTCTACACCAAGGTCAAAACCGTCACCTCGCGCTGGCCGTCCGGCATCAAGGATGGCGCCGAGTTCGTCATCCCGACGATGCAGTAG